Part of the Usitatibacter palustris genome, CGCTGCATTGACGCCACGCGCCTCGAGCGCAACGCGCACCGATTCCGCACGACGCTCGGAGAGCCCCTGGTTGAAGGAGTCGCCGCCCACGGAGTCGGTATAGCCCTCGATGAGGAGCGTCTTCTCGGGGAAGCGATTGAGGAACGCAGCGAGCTTGTCCATGCGCGAGGCGGCGTTGGGCAGAAGGACCGCTTCGCCCGTGGCGAACAGCACATCGCCCAGCGTGACCAGCAGGCCGCGCTCGGTTTCCTTGCCCTGCAACTCGATGATCAACGTGCGGGCCTGAAGCCTGGCCTGCTCCGCCTCGGCGGCCGCTGCGTCAGCGCGCGCCCGTTCGTCGCGGGCCTGCTGCGTGGCCATGTTCGCCTGGGCCGTGGCGGCCTGCGCCTGCTCGGAGGCGATCCTGGCCTGTTGCGATGCGTTCGCGGCCTGCTGCGTTGCGTTCGCGGCATCGGCCCGTGCGGCTTGCGCTGCCTGGCTTTGCTGGTAGGCCTGCGCGCGGGCCGCATCTGCTTCCTGCGTGCGTGCTGCGAGCCTCAGGCGGTCCACGTCGGACTGCGCCTTGGCGAGGTCGTCGGTTGCGCGGCGGGAGCGCGCGAGCTCGCGCGCGGTTTGCGCTCGCACCTGCGCGAGATAAGCGTAGTGGTTCACCTTCTCGCGATCGGCGCGATCGCGGAGCGCGTTCACGCCGGCATCGAGCGCGCCCTGCGCTTCGCGCAATTCGAGCGGCGCGCGCGCGAGCACATCGGGGTCGGCGGCCGCGGCGTTGACTTCGACGCGGGCGGCTTCGAGCGCGTCATTGACCGGGGCGCTGGCGCAGCCTGCCACGGTGGCCGCGCAGATCGCGATCCACGCGGCGGGCTTCAGGAATTGGGGGATGTTCATGGGGGATCCTTTAATGGGTCGGTTCAGCCCGCGGGACGGCGGGCAATCTCGTCGCGCAATCCGCGCAGGGCGTTGTTCACGTCGCGAAAGGCGGCGTCGTTCTTGCGGGCGCCGGCGCGCGCTTCGGCGAGCCGCGCATCGGCTTCGGCTTCATCGGCCAGGCGCCTCGCGAGGTCGTAATCCTTGCGGCTCATGGCGCTCTCGGCCATGGCGAGCTTGGCGCGCGCGGTGTCGAGCTCCGTGGGCGACCACTGAACGGTTTCGGGCGTGCCCGCGGCACGATCGACGCCCTTGCGGGCGACCGCCATTGAATCGTTGGGTGGGGGCGAGCTCGCGCAACCGACGGCGAGCACGGCAGCACCGGCAAGCAGGAGAATCTTCATGGGGCACCTCGAGAAAAGGGGGGGTGGGACGGTCTTGCAGGAAGCGTAGTCGCGTGCCGGCGCCGCCTCTGTCGGCGGCCTCCGCCCTCGGGTGTAGGAGGTGACCGTCGGCGGGTCATTTATGCGAAAATCGCGCTTCGATTTTCCACCCTGCCCGGATTCCCCTCCGCGACCCAGGACCGCATGAGCTCCGAACCGAAGAAGGTCTTCATCCGCACCTTCGGGTGCCAGATGAACGAGT contains:
- a CDS encoding OmpA family protein is translated as MNIPQFLKPAAWIAICAATVAGCASAPVNDALEAARVEVNAAAADPDVLARAPLELREAQGALDAGVNALRDRADREKVNHYAYLAQVRAQTARELARSRRATDDLAKAQSDVDRLRLAARTQEADAARAQAYQQSQAAQAARADAANATQQAANASQQARIASEQAQAATAQANMATQQARDERARADAAAAEAEQARLQARTLIIELQGKETERGLLVTLGDVLFATGEAVLLPNAASRMDKLAAFLNRFPEKTLLIEGYTDSVGGDSFNQGLSERRAESVRVALEARGVNAARMTTRGYGESFPVASNASTEGRSMNRRVEVVVSDESGRLRPRQASLR
- a CDS encoding DUF4398 domain-containing protein, giving the protein MKILLLAGAAVLAVGCASSPPPNDSMAVARKGVDRAAGTPETVQWSPTELDTARAKLAMAESAMSRKDYDLARRLADEAEADARLAEARAGARKNDAAFRDVNNALRGLRDEIARRPAG